One Dokdonia sp. Dokd-P16 genomic window carries:
- the murD gene encoding UDP-N-acetylmuramoyl-L-alanine--D-glutamate ligase → MKKRLVILGAGESGVGTAILGKAKGYDVFLSDFGKIKDNYKKILVAEGFAWEEEGHTEALILNADVVMKSPGIPDKAPIVQRLLEKGVAVISEIEFASQYTDATIVGITGSNGKTTTTMLTGFILEQAGINLGVAGNIGDSYAKMVAQKEIDTYVLEISSFQLDGIADFAPHIAVVLNVTPDHLDRYDYKFENYIASKFRIAMNQKETDYLIYDADDPVSVDWLKKHPVKSKLLPFSLDKEFENGAFIKDNNLTVQLDNNTFTMATNNLALKGQHNKKNAMAASTVANLLNIRKATIRESLEGFQGVEHRLEQVLKINNVQYINDSKATNVNATFYALDSMSEPTVWIVGGVDKGNDYRDLYPLVNEKVKAIICLGVDNAKLMSHFGNMVDIIVETPSMSEAVKIAYKVSERGDNVLLSPACASFDLFENYEDRGRQFKEAVRNL, encoded by the coding sequence ATGAAGAAACGCTTAGTCATATTAGGAGCCGGAGAATCTGGCGTAGGAACTGCCATTTTAGGTAAGGCCAAAGGGTATGATGTATTCTTATCTGATTTTGGAAAAATTAAGGATAATTATAAAAAGATACTAGTTGCCGAGGGATTTGCTTGGGAAGAAGAAGGTCATACAGAGGCATTGATTCTTAATGCAGATGTCGTGATGAAGAGCCCTGGAATACCAGACAAAGCGCCTATTGTGCAGAGGTTACTCGAAAAGGGAGTGGCTGTAATCTCTGAGATAGAATTTGCTTCTCAATATACTGACGCCACTATTGTGGGTATTACTGGAAGTAACGGAAAAACCACTACGACGATGCTTACTGGATTTATTCTAGAGCAAGCGGGAATCAATCTAGGTGTTGCTGGTAACATAGGTGACAGCTATGCAAAGATGGTGGCACAGAAAGAGATTGATACGTATGTGCTAGAAATAAGCAGTTTTCAGTTAGATGGAATCGCAGATTTTGCACCACATATCGCGGTGGTATTAAATGTGACGCCAGATCATCTAGATCGATACGATTATAAGTTTGAAAATTACATTGCTTCAAAATTTAGAATAGCAATGAACCAAAAAGAAACAGATTATCTCATCTACGATGCAGATGACCCTGTGAGTGTAGACTGGCTCAAAAAACATCCAGTTAAATCAAAATTATTGCCTTTTTCACTTGATAAAGAATTTGAAAATGGCGCATTTATAAAAGACAATAACCTAACAGTACAACTCGATAATAACACCTTTACCATGGCTACAAATAACCTCGCTTTAAAAGGGCAACACAATAAGAAAAATGCAATGGCTGCCTCTACTGTAGCAAATCTATTAAATATCCGTAAGGCTACTATTCGTGAGAGTTTAGAAGGTTTTCAGGGTGTTGAGCATAGATTAGAGCAAGTGCTTAAAATCAATAATGTACAATACATTAATGACAGTAAAGCGACTAATGTAAACGCAACTTTTTATGCTTTAGATAGTATGAGTGAGCCTACAGTGTGGATTGTAGGTGGTGTAGATAAAGGTAATGATTACCGTGATTTATATCCACTTGTTAACGAGAAGGTAAAAGCTATTATCTGTTTAGGTGTTGATAATGCAAAATTGATGAGTCATTTTGGAAACATGGTTGATATTATTGTAGAAACACCTTCTATGTCTGAGGCTGTAAAAATAGCTTATAAAGTATCTGAGCGCGGAGATAACGTATTACTTTCTCCTGCTTGTGCAAGTTTTGACTTGTTTGAAAATTATGAAGATCGCGGCCGCCAGTTTAAGGAGGCTGTACGTAACCTTTAA
- a CDS encoding UDP-N-acetylmuramoyl-L-alanyl-D-glutamate--2,6-diaminopimelate ligase — MILLKDILYKVTLETVVGNTAVAITNVHFDSRKVSLNDVFVAVRGTQSDGHDYITNAVNQGAIAIICEELPEQIVNGITYVKVADTSSALATIASNFYGNPSANLKLIGITGTNGKTTIASLLYQLFQKAGYKTGLLSTVKILVDKTEYKATHTTPDSLTINKYLAEMSEAGVEYCFMEVSSHGIHQKRTEGLRFEGGIFTNLSHDHLDYHDTFAEYRDVKKKFFDELPKTAFALVNNDDKNGPVMVQNTKAKKVTYALKSYADYRAQILENQLSGLLLKIQDQEVWVKLIGSFNAYNLLAIFATAELLELDQMEALKLLSELESVSGRFQYFISEGNVTAIVDYAHTPDALKNVLETINDIRTKNEELITVVGAGGDRDTTKRPKMGHIASALSTKAIITSDNPRSEKPEAIIEQVEAGVEPINYKKILSITDRKQAIKTACQLANPGDIILIAGKGHETYQEIMGERFDFDDYKIVQETLKQLNK; from the coding sequence TTGATACTACTTAAAGACATATTATATAAAGTAACGCTAGAAACTGTGGTGGGTAATACTGCTGTGGCAATAACTAATGTTCATTTTGACTCACGTAAAGTGTCTCTTAATGATGTATTTGTTGCCGTACGTGGAACGCAAAGTGATGGTCATGATTATATAACTAACGCTGTAAATCAAGGTGCAATAGCGATTATATGTGAGGAACTTCCAGAGCAAATTGTAAACGGGATAACATACGTTAAGGTAGCAGATACTTCTAGCGCACTCGCTACAATAGCTTCTAATTTTTATGGAAACCCATCGGCTAATTTAAAGCTTATCGGGATTACGGGAACTAATGGTAAGACCACTATCGCTAGTTTGCTATACCAACTGTTTCAAAAGGCAGGTTATAAAACAGGATTGCTTTCTACGGTAAAGATTTTAGTTGATAAAACCGAGTATAAAGCAACGCATACTACTCCAGATAGTTTAACAATAAACAAATATCTGGCTGAGATGTCTGAGGCAGGTGTTGAGTATTGCTTTATGGAGGTGAGTTCACATGGGATTCATCAAAAGCGTACAGAAGGTTTGCGTTTTGAGGGAGGAATTTTTACAAACCTATCTCACGATCATCTAGATTACCACGACACCTTTGCAGAGTACAGAGATGTTAAGAAGAAATTTTTTGATGAGTTGCCTAAAACTGCTTTTGCGCTAGTAAATAACGATGATAAAAATGGACCTGTTATGGTTCAGAATACAAAAGCAAAAAAAGTAACCTACGCTTTAAAATCATATGCAGATTATAGAGCGCAAATTTTAGAAAACCAACTGTCTGGATTATTACTTAAAATTCAAGATCAAGAAGTTTGGGTAAAGCTTATTGGGTCATTTAATGCCTATAATTTGCTAGCCATTTTTGCAACGGCAGAGCTTTTGGAACTAGATCAAATGGAAGCATTAAAGCTTTTAAGTGAGTTAGAAAGTGTGTCTGGGCGTTTCCAATACTTTATTTCAGAAGGTAATGTGACAGCAATAGTAGATTATGCACACACGCCAGATGCTCTTAAAAATGTACTAGAGACCATAAATGACATCCGCACTAAAAATGAGGAGCTTATTACGGTTGTAGGAGCTGGTGGAGATAGAGATACTACAAAGCGTCCTAAGATGGGGCACATTGCAAGTGCGCTGAGTACGAAAGCTATTATCACAAGTGATAATCCGCGCTCAGAAAAGCCAGAAGCAATTATCGAGCAAGTAGAAGCAGGTGTTGAGCCTATTAACTACAAGAAGATTTTATCTATCACAGATAGAAAGCAAGCTATAAAAACAGCTTGCCAACTTGCAAATCCAGGAGATATAATTCTTATCGCAGGTAAAGGTCATGAGACTTACCAAGAGATTATGGGAGAGCGATTTGATTTTGACGATTATAAAATAGTACAAGAAACCCTTAAACAACTTAATAAGTAA
- the mraY gene encoding phospho-N-acetylmuramoyl-pentapeptide-transferase, with product MLYHLFQWLDEAYNLPGAGLFQFSTFRAALAVLISLGLSTIYGERIIKLLQRKQMGEQIRDLGLEGQAEKAGTPTMGGLIIIGATLIPVLLLGDLQNIYILLLIVTTVWMGIIGFLDDYKKKMQKNKDGLAGKYKVIGQVGLGIIVGATMFFHSDITIRGEIKQTAGTEKVEITTVRGDAKFDEAHKSLKTTIPFVKDNELNYETILTSINEDWKGYAWIIFIPIVIFIITAVSNGANLTDGIDGLAAGTSAIIVLTLGIFAFISGNIIFSDYLNVMYIPGTGEMLIFIAAFVGALIGFLWYNAYPAQVFMGDTGSLTIGGIIAVLAIATRKEWLIPILCGIFLMENLSVVLQVGYFKYTKKKFGEGRRIFLMSPLHHHYQKKGIHESKIVSRFWIVGILLAVLSIITLKIR from the coding sequence ATGCTGTATCATCTTTTTCAATGGTTAGACGAAGCTTATAACTTGCCTGGTGCAGGGTTGTTTCAGTTCAGTACGTTTCGTGCTGCACTTGCGGTATTAATATCGTTAGGACTTTCTACTATTTATGGAGAGCGTATTATTAAGCTCTTGCAGCGCAAGCAAATGGGAGAGCAAATACGCGATTTAGGGCTAGAAGGTCAGGCAGAAAAAGCAGGAACTCCTACTATGGGAGGCCTTATTATCATAGGTGCTACGCTTATTCCTGTATTACTGTTAGGTGACTTACAAAATATATATATCCTCCTTCTTATCGTTACAACGGTATGGATGGGAATCATAGGCTTCTTAGATGATTATAAGAAGAAAATGCAAAAAAATAAAGACGGACTTGCTGGTAAGTATAAGGTAATAGGTCAAGTAGGTTTAGGAATTATAGTAGGTGCAACGATGTTTTTTCATAGTGATATCACTATCCGTGGAGAGATCAAACAAACTGCTGGTACAGAAAAAGTAGAAATTACTACTGTAAGAGGAGATGCAAAATTTGATGAAGCGCATAAGAGTTTAAAAACTACCATACCATTTGTCAAGGATAACGAACTCAATTATGAAACAATCCTTACAAGCATTAACGAAGATTGGAAAGGGTATGCGTGGATCATATTTATACCTATTGTAATATTTATAATCACAGCGGTTTCTAATGGTGCAAACCTCACTGATGGTATTGACGGCCTGGCAGCAGGAACAAGTGCGATTATTGTGCTTACACTTGGGATTTTTGCATTTATATCTGGTAACATAATTTTTAGTGATTACCTCAATGTGATGTACATACCAGGTACTGGGGAGATGCTCATATTTATTGCTGCATTTGTAGGAGCGCTTATAGGATTCTTATGGTACAATGCCTATCCAGCGCAAGTTTTTATGGGAGACACAGGTAGTCTTACCATAGGAGGAATTATAGCGGTACTTGCCATTGCAACTAGAAAAGAATGGCTCATCCCAATACTATGCGGAATTTTCTTAATGGAGAATCTTTCGGTGGTGTTGCAGGTGGGATATTTTAAATACACAAAAAAGAAATTTGGTGAAGGTAGACGCATCTTTTTGATGTCACCACTACACCACCATTATCAAAAGAAAGGTATCCACGAGAGTAAAATTGTATCCAGATTTTGGATTGTAGGGATTTTACTGGCTGTACTTTCTATTATAACATTGAAAATTAGATAA